AATCAATTTGTAAAAATTAAAAGTAAATATTTTATATTTGCTACGGGAGCCGCAGAGAAAATGATACCATTCCCAGGAAATGATATTCCCGGAGTATTCGGTGCAGGCGCAGCACAAACATTAATGAATGTCTTCGGCATAAAACCAGGAAAATCCATATTAATGGTAGGAGCAGGAAATGTTGGCCTAATTGTTTCATACCAGATGCTTCAGGCTGGCATCAACGTAAAAGGAGTAATAGAAGCTCTGCCTAGTATCGGGGGATACTTCGTACATGCAGCAAAACTCAGACGCTTCAATGTGCCAATCCTTGCCAGCACAACAATTAAAGAAGTAAACGGAAATAAACATGTCGAGCAAGCAGTGACAGTAAGCCTTGATAAAAAATTTGATGAAATCCCCGGCACAGAAAAAATATGGAATGTGGATACAGTATGTCTCGCTACCGGCCTTATACCATCAGTGACATTGCTTGCACAAGCAGGATGCCAATTAAAGTACGTGTCCTCTCTTGACGGGTATGTCCCAATAAGAAATAGATTTCTTGAAACATCTCTCAAAAATACATTTGTAGCGGGAGACATTG
This is a stretch of genomic DNA from Caldisericota bacterium. It encodes these proteins:
- a CDS encoding FAD-dependent oxidoreductase, which gives rise to NQFVKIKSKYFIFATGAAEKMIPFPGNDIPGVFGAGAAQTLMNVFGIKPGKSILMVGAGNVGLIVSYQMLQAGINVKGVIEALPSIGGYFVHAAKLRRFNVPILASTTIKEVNGNKHVEQAVTVSLDKKFDEIPGTEKIWNVDTVCLATGLIPSVTLLAQAGCQLKYVSSLDGYVPIRNRFLETSLKNTFVAGDIDGIEEASTAMIEGTIAAYSVLIKMGKDTTKERESSIKELNILRSGPFGKKIREGLKEVQYE